In Thermoplasmata archaeon, the genomic window CTGCGATAGCAATTAGTAGGAGGTAGCTATTTATCATCCCATTTTTATATACTTGATCTATCTATATAAAGTTTTCATGCTTTACTTGTTAAAATTTAAATACTCATTTTTATTAATTAGAAAGCATAATGAGATTCAGATTGCATCCACATATTTACAAATTAATAATTCTATCTGCGCTATTTACAATTTTCATTGGCACTGTATCTCTGTTCACACCCATTTCATTCAGTTTTTTTAGTCCAAATCTCATAAGAGAGCGTGGAATATTCACAATATTTATAGGATTCTTCTTACTAGTAATAAGTTTTGGCATAAAAAACAAGTCTCGGCTTGCGTGGAGGATAATCGTACTGTTTTTGCTGCTATCAATATTTGTCATATTTTTGAAGGGATTTACAATATACTATATCGACCTATTTGTGATAGGATTTGATATATATATATTGATCTTGCTAATAATACACAGGAAAGAGTACAACTACCCTACTAGATTTTTCAGCAGACCTGAGATATCTGTAGCATTGGTTACAATAATATTTACAGTCGCTTACGGTATCGGTGGCTCTTTACTATTTGGCTCCCAGTTTAAGCCTGAAATTAAAGATTTTTACACTGCATTATATTATACTATTGAAACTGTAACCACATTGGGATTTGGAGATATATTGCCAGTAACTACAGTTTCTAGAATGTTTACAGCGTCTCTTGTTGTAATGGGATTGGCAAGCTTTTTTGGTGCAATAACTATATTACTAGCTCCAATATTTCAACGAAGAGTAAGTGAGGTGATAAATTTTATGGAACGTTTCGAGTCAAAGAATTTTAAAGATCATATCCTGATCTGCGGATATTCGCCCATAATTTCAGATTTTTTGGAAACACTGAAAGATCAGGAAAAATTATTTGTAGTAATCGAGAAAAATGCGGAAAATGCAACAATGTTAAAAAATAAAGGATACATAGTCATCAATGATCACGCAGATAATGAAAAACTGTTGAAAACACTAAACTTAGAAAATAGTCAAAAGATTTTGATATCTTCTGATGACGACGGATATAATCTCCTGATTGCCATAACTATCAAGCAACTGGATATCGGTAAAAAATTAAAAGACCGAACTATCATCGTGGTAAACGACTCAAAAAATTATAATAAGTTTAAGGATTTCTCAGAATCTATAATAGATCCAAATAACATATTCAAAAACTATATTTCAAAATTGATCTAAATCTTTTTTATAAATCTGTAAAATTCAAGCCCTACATTATGCATGTTTCTAACCACGCTTTTCTTAGACCAGACAAGATCATCTTTCTCAAATATGATTGGCCCCATATACCTGCCTCTCTTCAAAATATTCTGGTCCAGTTCTTTAAGTTGCTCTTCAATTCTTCCCTTTAGATTATCGTCTACTATCGCACCCTTCTCTGCTCTCAATTTTACCAGCTCTAGTGCAGATTTATAAGTGGCATAGGCTATATCATTTTTTGTCATTTTGTCAGTTTCATAGTTTAAAAAATCAATCCATGTATCATTACTGTTCAGCAGGTTATAATGATCTTTTAAGGTTTTTGCTTTTATCTTTAACCCGTATAGCTCCGATTTTTCGAATGCAAGACTTCCAGGATCCACAAACGGAGATATAGGAGATATGAAAGTGGATAGATTCTTAGGAAATTTCGCGTACAGTTTTTTAACATATTCAACATCGTTATCTACGTCTGAAACACTCTGTCCTGGAATACCTACCGAAAAGAATAGATCCATTCTTCGTGCATCATATTTCATGGCATACTCTATATTTTTTTCCAGCCCTGAGTTTGCATAATATTTACCAGATATCGCTCTTATATTCTCGTTAGAAGACTCTGGAGAGATCTCTACCGTGAACTCAGATATATTCTTAGATATTGTCTGATAATAGCTTTCTGGCGCAGGACTAAATAGCTCGAACAATATAGGGATATCTATACCCTCTCTCTTAACAGCTTCCAGTAGTTTAATATCGAAATCTTTGCCGGCTTCATGTATATCGCCGGTAATAAATGCCGGGCTTCCTAGATTCTCTTGAATAGATTTCAGTTCTGAAACAATGGTATCTATATTCCTAAAAGATACTTTGTTTCTGCAATAAAAGTTCTTGTATGCAAAATTAGAGCCCCCGCAGATTGTACAGTTATGATTGCATCCTTTCTGGATCAATGTCATTGCTGATGGGTTATCAACCCAGTCTCCATATGGTAGATGATCTTCAGCACTCATAGTTTTTACTGCATTTCTGTATATTATTCGGTAGTCAAGAGACACTTTATCAATGTCCTTGTCTGGATCTCTGCATTGGTTCTCCACAATTTTAGAATTGTCGCGCCATGCCAGATTTGGTATCGAGCTTAAATCGTTATTTCTCTCTACTGCATCTATCAGCAACGGAAAGAACGGCTCGGTTGTATCTCCTTTGAGCACAAAGTCTATGAACTCATAGTTTTTTAATAGCTCGATCGCATAATATGTAGATGACAGACCACCAAATACGATCTTTGAATCTGGATGTTCTTCTTTTATAATTTTTGCGACCTCTATAGAACCCTGCACATGAGGTAGCCAGTGCAGATCCAGCCCATATATTTGTGATTCCTGTTTTTTAATATAATTTCTAACATCAAAGTTTTTGTGATAAATCATCTTCACCGCTAAATTCACTATTTTAGCTTTAAACCCGTTAGAGATAACATTGTTCAAGATGCTCATAAATCCAATTGGATACATCTCAAATATTGGTGTTGATGGTACCACATCACTGATAGGTCCTAGATTTGTACTTTTTTTTCTGAAATCGTATATACTTGGTGAATGTACTAATATAAGATCATACATTATAAACGGGATATGGCATGAAAATATAATAAACTATTGTTTGACTTTTTAATAATGTATGACTTCTTTTTTCATGTCTCTGATATGTACTAGAGAATGATTTGGCAAAAGTTGCCATAACAACTGATCTGAATTGAAGGGCTCTGTAGAATATATAAATGCCCCATCAGAAATAGATTCGTAAATGGTATAATACTCTTCTCTTTCATTTGCATATCTGAAAACATAGAGCTCTTCTTTATTGCCTATCATGAAATTAAAAGATGTAGCCTCTAACCCGGCACTTAAAATTTCTGAAATAGCATCTTTCATTTCTTTACCATTTTTCAACTCTTGAACAATATAATGAAACAATTTTTCAGAATCAGTATCTCCTTCCAATCCTGTTACTTTGAGTTTGTTAGCATTATTAATAGTGCCGTTATGGCAAAAGCCAAAGCTATTGTATAAGAACGGATGTGCATTTTTCTCGGATCTTTCGCCTACTGAGCTCTTTCTTGCATGCATTATAAAAAAATCAGTAATTATCTTGTTTTTAAAATTCTCATTGTTCTCCAGATCCTTATCAATGCTGTTTTTTGTTTTATATAGTTTTAATGTAGACCCCTCTGAATACAATACTCCCCATCCGTCAATGTGCGGCGCATGAGAACCGTTTAAAGCTTGGTATTTTAATTCTCCAATATATTCACTCAAAATAAAATCATTATTGCTGATTCCACAAATCATTCTGCACATATGTAAAACCATAGACAAAAAATATATATAAGGTTTATCATAATTTTTATTTATTTCGGCTGGTTTTTTTATAATATGACGGTATAATAAGAAAAATTAAAAATAGGGTTGTTATAATGGTATTATGAATTTTAGTATCGTGGTGATTATCGTACTATTATTCGGGCTTTTTGTAAACAAGCTATATTTTCCTGCAAAAGCAAGAATAATAGCTGAGAAAGCCACTTTACTGCTAGTTTTAATATTGATATTTTTGATTGGCACTTTTTTAGGCAGCACTTTTTCTAATCTTTCGAATTTATTCTTAATTCCCTTAAGTTTTGCCATCTCGGTGGTTATCTTGGCAACCACGATATTTATTGGGTATGTGCTAAAGCATAAGTTTGTTTCAAGTAAAGTACAAAAAAGAGAATATAACTATAAAATGTCTA contains:
- a CDS encoding NAD-binding protein encodes the protein MRFRLHPHIYKLIILSALFTIFIGTVSLFTPISFSFFSPNLIRERGIFTIFIGFFLLVISFGIKNKSRLAWRIIVLFLLLSIFVIFLKGFTIYYIDLFVIGFDIYILILLIIHRKEYNYPTRFFSRPEISVALVTIIFTVAYGIGGSLLFGSQFKPEIKDFYTALYYTIETVTTLGFGDILPVTTVSRMFTASLVVMGLASFFGAITILLAPIFQRRVSEVINFMERFESKNFKDHILICGYSPIISDFLETLKDQEKLFVVIEKNAENATMLKNKGYIVINDHADNEKLLKTLNLENSQKILISSDDDGYNLLIAITIKQLDIGKKLKDRTIIVVNDSKNYNKFKDFSESIIDPNNIFKNYISKLI
- a CDS encoding TIGR04190 family B12-binding domain/radical SAM domain protein encodes the protein MYDLILVHSPSIYDFRKKSTNLGPISDVVPSTPIFEMYPIGFMSILNNVISNGFKAKIVNLAVKMIYHKNFDVRNYIKKQESQIYGLDLHWLPHVQGSIEVAKIIKEEHPDSKIVFGGLSSTYYAIELLKNYEFIDFVLKGDTTEPFFPLLIDAVERNNDLSSIPNLAWRDNSKIVENQCRDPDKDIDKVSLDYRIIYRNAVKTMSAEDHLPYGDWVDNPSAMTLIQKGCNHNCTICGGSNFAYKNFYCRNKVSFRNIDTIVSELKSIQENLGSPAFITGDIHEAGKDFDIKLLEAVKREGIDIPILFELFSPAPESYYQTISKNISEFTVEISPESSNENIRAISGKYYANSGLEKNIEYAMKYDARRMDLFFSVGIPGQSVSDVDNDVEYVKKLYAKFPKNLSTFISPISPFVDPGSLAFEKSELYGLKIKAKTLKDHYNLLNSNDTWIDFLNYETDKMTKNDIAYATYKSALELVKLRAEKGAIVDDNLKGRIEEQLKELDQNILKRGRYMGPIIFEKDDLVWSKKSVVRNMHNVGLEFYRFIKKI
- a CDS encoding class II glutamine amidotransferase, whose protein sequence is MCRMICGISNNDFILSEYIGELKYQALNGSHAPHIDGWGVLYSEGSTLKLYKTKNSIDKDLENNENFKNKIITDFFIMHARKSSVGERSEKNAHPFLYNSFGFCHNGTINNANKLKVTGLEGDTDSEKLFHYIVQELKNGKEMKDAISEILSAGLEATSFNFMIGNKEELYVFRYANEREEYYTIYESISDGAFIYSTEPFNSDQLLWQLLPNHSLVHIRDMKKEVIHY